TACTTGCTTATACACATGATGAGCTTGAGCAGGCAAAAAATAGTAATGCGTTAATAGAGGTGATTTGTGATGCGTCAGAAAAAATCAGCGATTCTTGAAGCAGTTCATGAGACAGCAAAAGACCTACACAAAGCTGGGCTAATGAATCAAACTACATTGCGCGAATTTGAACACCTATGTCTACCTCCTATTGAGCCTCTAGAACCATTACAAATTAAAGAAATACGGGAATCATCTCAAGTCAGTCAAGCTGTTTTTGCACGTATTTTGAATATAAGTCCTTCAACAGTTCAAAAATGGGAAATAGGACAAAAGCGGCCTAGTGGAGCATCTCTTAAGCTACTGCACTTGGTAAAGAATCGTGGGTTAAACAGTGTGCTGTATTAAAATTTTTGGCTCGGAAAACTTACTTACGGGTTATTCCTCTAATTTAACTTGTAAACCATTGTTCACCTCTGGTCGCTCAAAAACCCCAAACTAAGAAACTCTAGTAGCTAATTTCTTACTTTTATTTATCACAGCCGAGACTTATCAATGATTTTGAGAGCTTCGGCTGCCCAGCTTTATTGTGCGGTCGGATCTGAAATATCTGGGGCATCTGGGGAAAAAAGAGTTTTAAAATATACTCAAAATCTTGAAAAGTTTACTTACATAATTTAATAAAATGCTGACTCAGAATTTTATTGAAAATCTACCTGCCTTTATAGGATTGTTAATTACATCTAGCTGGCTTATATATACAAGTTTACGCATCGCATACAACTTAGATTTAATTCAAGTAACTATAAATTGGTTGTCAAATAAAAAAATTCTTTTACCATCTTTAGCTACTTTAATCTCACCTTTCTTGTTCATGTACGTTTATAAAATCGTGCCATTATTAGTGGATAAATGGAGACTTCGTGAATTTATTGGCATTTTAGGGGCAGTTACAGGTGTAATACTTGGTTTTCTTGTTAGTGAATTCCGTCAATGGAAGACAGAATTGCAACAATTTGATACAGTCCGTACTATGTTAAGGATTGAAATAAAGCAAGATTTAGAATTACTTAA
This sequence is a window from Nostoc sp. ATCC 53789. Protein-coding genes within it:
- a CDS encoding DNA-binding transcriptional regulator; the protein is MRQKKSAILEAVHETAKDLHKAGLMNQTTLREFEHLCLPPIEPLEPLQIKEIRESSQVSQAVFARILNISPSTVQKWEIGQKRPSGASLKLLHLVKNRGLNSVLY